In Anomaloglossus baeobatrachus isolate aAnoBae1 chromosome 3, aAnoBae1.hap1, whole genome shotgun sequence, one genomic interval encodes:
- the LOC142295590 gene encoding galactose-3-O-sulfotransferase 2-like, with protein MKTSESESYKIISCVLTPIMLNFNNRDGFIYGLKRSDTLRDGEQDIASELLHYLTKDRLSERLKWPRWKEILRNLKSIIRSDTDFTKESAIKSEQDTKSCQPKNNIFFLKTHKTASSSIMNILFRYGEFHNLTFAFPVRGAHYSYPSFFKASYVNGFSEETKKIFNIMCHHMRFKISEVEKVMPEDTFYFTILRNPISRMESSFSYNKNNGPFKMAKNLEDFLKNSIIYYKGTDGFGYLGKNWITFDLGFEPNGSTEQSVLAWHAMDNIFDLVLITEYYDESLILLKDALCWSFHDVLSFPLNSRSNSTKKTVSLETQEKIKSWNSLDWEMYVYFNSSFWKRVQTFGMERMEREVKELQRMRTVMSEKCLEDEVHPQKIKDKSMMPYQSGNARILGYNLKAGLSKDDELLCQKLVTPELQYNRFLQNKQNNKPISEKTALQILGNPMKNVTRSTLKT; from the exons ATGAAAACCAGCGAGTCAGAAAG TTATAAAATAATCTCATGCGTTTTAACACCAATTATGTTAAATTTTAATAATAGAGATGGATTTATCTACGGACTCAAAAGAAGTGACACTTTGAGAGATGGAGAACAAGATATTGCATCTGAACTGTTGCATTATTTGACGAAAGATCGATTGTCTGAGAG GTTAAAATGGCCGAGATGGAAAGAAATATTAAGGAATTTAAAGTCAATAATAAGAAGCGACACAGATTTTACTAAAGAATCTGCTATCAAGAGTGAACAGGACACAAAATCTTGTCAACCCAAGAACAACATCTTCTTCCTAAAAACTCACAAGACAGCGAGCAGCTCAATCATGAACATTCTGTTCCGCTATGGAGAATTTCACAACTTAACCTTTGCCTTCCCTGTTCGCGGTGCTCACTACTCATATCCCAGTTTTTTCAAAGCTTCTTATGTCAATGGGTTCTCTGAAGAAACAAAAAAGATATTTAATATTATGTGTCATCATATGCGCTTCAAAATTTCAGAG GTTGAAAAAGTAATGCCAGAGGACACGTTCTACTTCACCATCCTGCGAAACCCAATCTCTCGGATGGAATCATCTTTTTCCTACAACAAGAACAATGGacccttcaaaatggcaaaaaatttggaagattttttaaaaaattcaataATTTATTACAAAGGTACAGATGGATTTGGTTATCTTGGTAAGAATTGGATAACGTTTGATCTAGGGTTTGAGCCTAATGGTTCCACTGAGCAGTCAGTATTAGCATGGCACGCTATGGATAACATATTTGATCTGGTGCTGATCACAGAATATTATGATGAGTCTCTTATTCTCCTGAAGGACGCTCTCTGCTGGTCTTTCCACGATGTCCTGTCTTTCCCTCTCAATAGTAGAAGCAACAGTACTAAGAAAACGGTAAGTCTGGAAACTCAAGAAAAGATAAAATCATGGAATAGTTTGGACTGGGAGATGTATGTCTACTTTAATAGCTCTTTCTGGAAACGTGTACAGACATTTGGAATGGAACGTATGGAACGTGAGGTTAAAGAGCTCCAGAGAATGAGGACTGTAATGTCTGAGAAATGTCTGGAGGACGAGGTACACCCTCAAAAAATAAAAGACAAGTCAATGATGCCATATCAATCTGGGAATGCCAGAATCCTTGGTTACAACCTGAAGGCTGGACTATCTAAGGATGATGAGTTGCTGTGCCAAAAACTGGTCACTCCAGAACTACAATACAATAGATTTCTACAAAATAAGCAGAATAATAAACCCATTTCAGAGAAAACAGCTCTGCAAATTTTAGGAAACCCGATGAAGAATGTTACTAGGTCAACATTGAAGACATGA